The following proteins come from a genomic window of Achromobacter deleyi:
- a CDS encoding acyl-CoA dehydrogenase has protein sequence MNAVIVALIVIALLAVVLLGVRPVRRALLSTPIFNLYRKVLPQMSDTERDALEAGTVWWEGELFRGRPDWKRMLAYPRPRLTDEEQHFLDHQAEEACRMVNDWNITQERFDLPAEVWDYLKRSGFLGMIIPKEYGGLAFSAYAHSEIVTKLSTRSSALAVSVMVPNSLGPAELLLHYGTDEQKNHYLPRLARGEEVPAFALTSPWAGSDAAAIPDSGIVCKGEWQGREVIGMRVSWDKRYITLAPVCTLLGLAFRLYDPDGLLGGKKDLGITCALVPHDHPGVDTGRRHFPLNAMFMNGPTRGHDVFMPLDFIIGGPAMAGQGWRMLMECLAAGRSISLPSSNTGMSKLTARAVGGYARVRSQFRTPVGKFEGVEEALARIGGHTYMMDAARSMTAGAVDLGEKPSVVSAIVKYHVTERARQVVNDGMDVIGGKGICLGPSNFLGRAYQQIPIGITVEGANILTRSLIIFGQGAIRCHPYVLAEMRAAQSPDRKQGLHDFDRAFWGHVGFVARNKLRALGTALTGGRFVGIDADVAPGMKRYYQLLSRYSAAFALLADTSMLVLGGSLKRRERLSARLGDILSQMYLASAALKRFEDEGRQDADAPLVHWSVQDALFRLQDAIDGVLENYPNRLVAWSLRRIVFPWGRPQSLPSDQLGQDVARLLINPGATRDRLTAGCHLPASADEPVGAIEQALAATLEAEPIESKIREFEKSGALEGNPQANVRDLADAAFAAGGITAEEYAVVKRRNTLRDTVVKVDDFPFDLGVTGAVKPADERKAA, from the coding sequence ATGAACGCAGTCATCGTCGCGCTGATCGTCATCGCGCTGCTGGCCGTCGTCCTGCTGGGCGTGCGCCCGGTCAGGCGCGCCTTGCTGTCGACGCCGATCTTCAATCTCTACCGCAAGGTGCTGCCGCAGATGTCGGACACCGAGCGTGACGCGCTCGAGGCCGGCACGGTGTGGTGGGAAGGCGAGCTGTTCCGCGGCCGCCCCGACTGGAAGCGCATGCTGGCCTATCCGCGCCCGCGCCTGACCGACGAGGAACAGCACTTCCTCGACCACCAGGCCGAAGAGGCCTGCCGCATGGTCAACGACTGGAACATCACGCAGGAACGCTTCGACCTGCCCGCCGAGGTCTGGGACTACCTCAAGCGCAGCGGCTTCCTCGGCATGATCATCCCCAAGGAATACGGCGGCCTGGCCTTCTCGGCCTATGCCCACTCCGAGATCGTGACCAAGCTGTCGACGCGCTCGTCGGCGCTGGCGGTGTCGGTGATGGTGCCCAACTCGCTCGGGCCGGCCGAACTGCTGCTGCACTACGGCACCGATGAACAGAAGAACCACTACCTGCCGCGCCTGGCGCGCGGCGAGGAAGTGCCGGCCTTCGCGCTGACCAGCCCGTGGGCCGGTTCCGACGCCGCCGCCATCCCCGACAGCGGCATCGTCTGCAAGGGCGAATGGCAGGGCCGCGAAGTGATCGGCATGCGCGTCAGCTGGGACAAGCGCTACATCACGCTGGCGCCGGTCTGCACGCTGCTGGGCCTGGCCTTCCGCCTGTACGACCCGGACGGCCTGCTGGGCGGCAAGAAGGACCTGGGCATCACCTGCGCGCTGGTGCCGCACGACCATCCGGGCGTGGACACCGGCCGCCGCCACTTCCCGCTGAACGCCATGTTCATGAACGGCCCGACCCGCGGCCACGACGTCTTCATGCCGCTGGACTTCATCATCGGCGGCCCCGCCATGGCCGGCCAGGGCTGGCGCATGCTGATGGAATGCCTGGCGGCCGGCCGCTCGATCTCGCTGCCGTCGTCCAACACCGGCATGTCCAAGCTGACGGCCCGCGCGGTCGGCGGCTACGCCCGCGTGCGCAGCCAGTTCCGCACCCCGGTCGGCAAGTTCGAAGGGGTCGAGGAAGCGCTGGCCCGCATCGGCGGCCACACCTACATGATGGATGCCGCGCGCAGCATGACCGCCGGCGCCGTCGACCTGGGCGAGAAGCCCTCGGTGGTGTCGGCCATCGTCAAATACCACGTCACCGAACGCGCGCGCCAGGTCGTCAACGACGGCATGGACGTGATCGGCGGCAAGGGCATCTGCCTGGGACCGTCCAACTTCCTGGGCCGCGCCTACCAGCAGATCCCCATCGGCATCACCGTGGAAGGCGCCAACATCCTGACCCGCAGCCTGATCATCTTCGGCCAGGGCGCGATCCGCTGCCATCCCTACGTGCTGGCCGAGATGCGCGCGGCGCAGTCGCCCGACCGCAAGCAGGGCCTGCATGATTTCGACCGCGCCTTCTGGGGCCACGTCGGCTTCGTCGCGCGCAACAAGCTGCGTGCGCTGGGCACCGCCCTGACCGGCGGCCGCTTCGTCGGCATCGACGCCGATGTCGCGCCCGGGATGAAGCGCTACTACCAGCTGCTGAGCCGCTATTCGGCCGCCTTCGCGCTGCTGGCCGACACCTCCATGCTGGTGCTGGGCGGCAGCCTCAAGCGCCGCGAACGCCTGTCGGCGCGCCTGGGCGACATCCTCTCGCAGATGTACCTGGCCAGCGCCGCGCTCAAGCGCTTCGAGGACGAAGGCCGCCAGGACGCCGACGCGCCGCTGGTGCACTGGTCGGTGCAGGATGCGCTGTTCCGCCTGCAGGACGCCATCGACGGCGTGCTGGAAAACTACCCCAACCGCCTGGTCGCCTGGAGCCTGCGCCGCATCGTCTTCCCCTGGGGCCGGCCGCAATCGCTGCCGTCGGACCAATTGGGCCAGGACGTGGCGCGGCTGCTCATCAACCCGGGCGCGACCCGCGACCGCCTGACCGCCGGCTGCCACCTGCCCGCGAGCGCCGACGAACCGGTCGGCGCGATCGAACAGGCGCTGGCGGCCACGCTCGAAGCCGAACCGATCGAATCGAAGATCCGTGAATTCGAGAAAAGCGGCGCGCTCGAAGGCAACCCGCAGGCCAATGTGCGCGACCTGGCCGACGCCGCGTTCGCCGCCGGCGGCATCACCGCCGAAGAATATGCGGTGGTCAAGCGTCGTAATACCTTGCGCGATACCGTGGTGAAAGTGGATGATTTCCCCTTTGACCTCGGCGTCACCGGCGCGGTCAAACCCGCGGACGAACGCAAGGCTGCCTGA
- a CDS encoding glycosyltransferase, protein MPDVLFVAPDLHGGVGRCVAFIADALPERGVDAALFLLRSRNREYPVANPRVTRALPVIESPASLRLMLPVAFWRLLRQIRRDRPAIVCSHGLLCNMLVVLAKKLLRGKFATVAFEHSSPAIHYGASRMRRLKCWLVSQTYRRHDAVVGVSRGVKEDLVSMFPPLRGKVRTIYNGVPLDNVREQSATPPTPEPAATPYHVVAVGRLEAVKDYATLIDAAALLDDPGIRFTILGEGSEHAALQKRIDARESRSPVTLAGHIDNPFPVIAGAGAFALTSVRESFGNVLVEALCLGVPVISTDCPHGPAEILDAGRYGLLVPVGDAAALAAAVRRLAYDGDMRARLAADGPGRADAFSLERHCRDVIDLFQPLMRRGAS, encoded by the coding sequence ATGCCTGATGTCCTGTTCGTCGCGCCGGACCTGCACGGCGGCGTCGGAAGATGTGTCGCCTTCATCGCCGATGCCCTGCCCGAGCGGGGCGTGGACGCCGCGCTGTTCCTGCTGCGTTCGCGCAACCGCGAATACCCGGTCGCCAATCCGCGCGTGACGCGGGCCCTGCCGGTGATCGAATCGCCCGCCTCGCTGCGGCTGATGCTGCCGGTGGCGTTCTGGCGGCTGCTGCGGCAGATCCGCCGCGACCGGCCCGCCATCGTCTGCTCGCACGGCTTGCTGTGCAACATGCTGGTGGTGCTGGCCAAGAAGCTGTTGCGCGGCAAGTTCGCCACCGTCGCCTTCGAGCACAGCAGCCCCGCCATCCATTACGGCGCGTCGCGCATGCGGCGGCTCAAGTGCTGGCTGGTGAGCCAGACCTATCGCCGCCACGATGCCGTCGTCGGCGTGTCGCGCGGCGTCAAGGAAGACCTGGTCAGCATGTTCCCGCCGCTGCGCGGCAAGGTGCGCACCATCTACAACGGCGTGCCGCTGGACAACGTGCGCGAGCAGAGCGCGACGCCGCCGACGCCCGAACCGGCGGCCACGCCGTACCACGTGGTCGCGGTCGGCCGCCTGGAGGCCGTCAAGGACTACGCCACCCTGATCGATGCCGCCGCGCTGCTGGACGACCCCGGTATCCGCTTCACCATCCTGGGCGAAGGCTCGGAACACGCCGCCCTGCAAAAGCGCATCGACGCGCGCGAGTCGCGCAGCCCGGTGACGCTGGCCGGCCACATCGACAACCCCTTCCCCGTGATCGCCGGCGCCGGCGCCTTCGCCCTGACCTCGGTGCGCGAGAGCTTCGGCAACGTGCTGGTCGAGGCCCTGTGCCTGGGAGTACCCGTCATATCCACCGATTGTCCGCACGGGCCGGCCGAGATCCTCGACGCCGGCCGCTACGGGCTGCTGGTGCCGGTGGGCGACGCGGCGGCCCTGGCCGCGGCGGTGCGGCGCCTGGCCTACGACGGCGACATGCGCGCGAGACTGGCGGCCGACGGCCCCGGGCGCGCCGACGCCTTTTCACTGGAGCGGCACTGCCGCGACGTCATCGATCTGTTCCAGCCGCTGATGCGGCGCGGCGCCTCCTGA
- a CDS encoding O-antigen ligase family protein, with product MHPHRRLSTLHLLGLFAFTALALNDDHFILGVGSFKLSPFDVLFVAILVVKALRLADPAAYALPRGTLGMLLGLQVLTVIYLLLVSLHHPGIETGDVARDLRIVFYFLSVPFLCYKDIDSPAAYALLQKYIVAACLAVATLMLLEQLQGFSVANPLRNVRLGVWAIPFGVVSLLYFRKTLNVSGPKAYALTVYMLLALVFSLNRSQYLQLMVSVLLAVMLAAGSDVRRRVVMIFAPAAVAGILVFASIGYLDVLTNRVFSVERLDEDSSYGARIQEMQGQMDSFAESPVFGKGAGFRSWVMGENGFELSTFAHNSWAFYLMKFGIVGTVMIMLPPLLILLLSLFRRYAHPGLELHRRYLLATAPIYIFVDSLSGGLAYAPKTAFTGFLLCYCLSLIRNARAMPVPPPAPAAPSLRPDAQRRPLPRVLPHA from the coding sequence ATGCATCCGCACCGCCGTCTTTCCACGCTGCACCTGCTGGGCCTGTTCGCCTTCACCGCGCTGGCGCTGAACGACGATCACTTCATCCTCGGGGTCGGCAGCTTCAAGCTGTCGCCGTTCGACGTGCTGTTCGTCGCCATCCTGGTGGTCAAGGCGCTGCGGCTGGCGGACCCCGCCGCCTATGCCCTGCCGCGCGGCACGCTCGGCATGCTGCTGGGCCTGCAGGTGCTGACGGTGATCTACCTGCTGCTGGTGTCGCTGCATCATCCCGGCATCGAGACCGGCGACGTGGCGCGCGACCTGCGCATCGTCTTCTACTTCCTGAGCGTGCCGTTCCTTTGCTACAAGGATATCGACAGCCCGGCGGCCTACGCGCTGCTGCAGAAGTACATCGTGGCGGCGTGCCTGGCCGTGGCCACGCTGATGCTGCTGGAGCAGTTGCAGGGCTTCAGCGTCGCCAACCCGCTGCGCAACGTGCGGCTCGGCGTCTGGGCGATTCCGTTCGGCGTGGTGTCGCTGCTGTACTTTCGCAAGACGCTCAACGTGTCCGGCCCCAAGGCCTACGCGCTGACGGTGTACATGCTGCTGGCGCTGGTGTTCTCGCTGAACCGCAGCCAGTACCTGCAGCTGATGGTGTCGGTGCTGCTGGCGGTGATGCTGGCGGCCGGCTCGGACGTACGCCGCCGGGTGGTGATGATCTTCGCGCCGGCGGCGGTGGCCGGCATCCTGGTGTTCGCCAGCATCGGCTACCTGGACGTGCTGACCAACCGCGTCTTCAGCGTCGAGCGCCTGGACGAGGACTCCAGCTACGGCGCCCGCATCCAGGAGATGCAGGGCCAGATGGACTCGTTCGCCGAGAGCCCGGTGTTCGGCAAGGGCGCGGGTTTTCGCAGCTGGGTGATGGGCGAGAACGGCTTCGAGCTGAGCACCTTCGCGCACAACTCGTGGGCCTTCTATCTGATGAAGTTCGGCATCGTCGGCACGGTGATGATCATGCTGCCGCCGCTGCTGATCCTGCTGCTGTCGCTGTTCCGGCGCTACGCCCATCCCGGACTCGAACTGCACCGGCGCTACCTGCTCGCCACGGCGCCGATCTACATCTTCGTCGACTCGCTCTCGGGGGGCCTGGCGTATGCCCCCAAGACCGCCTTCACCGGCTTCCTGCTGTGCTACTGCCTGTCGCTGATACGCAATGCGCGGGCCATGCCCGTGCCTCCGCCCGCACCCGCGGCTCCCAGCCTCCGTCCGGACGCCCAGCGCCGGCCGCTACCGCGAGTACTGCCCCATGCCTGA
- a CDS encoding response regulator transcription factor → MTTVLIEDYALLRVAIQHVLERVRNAEDILAISPAHLLNMPGSINRPVELLVVGCSGVAEPDIGLLSQAMALFMPRLVLALYSVLDQSVMAACARAGVAGYLPKASSPDALAAAVSLVLAGGECYPQPAARPLGVSQTPVPELRELTQRQEEILQLLVQGKTMREIGQQVGISVATVKSHARTLYWKLNARNQAEAAYIAVQMGLVRGSGKPGEPA, encoded by the coding sequence ATGACAACCGTTCTGATCGAAGACTACGCGCTGCTTCGTGTCGCAATCCAGCATGTGTTGGAGCGCGTGCGCAATGCCGAGGACATCCTGGCGATCTCGCCAGCCCATCTCTTGAACATGCCCGGCTCGATCAACCGGCCGGTGGAATTACTGGTCGTCGGCTGCAGCGGCGTGGCCGAGCCCGACATCGGCCTGCTGTCGCAGGCAATGGCGCTGTTCATGCCGCGCCTGGTGCTGGCGCTGTATTCGGTGCTGGACCAGAGCGTCATGGCGGCCTGCGCGCGCGCCGGCGTGGCGGGTTATCTGCCCAAGGCCTCCAGCCCCGATGCATTGGCCGCCGCCGTCAGCCTGGTGCTGGCGGGCGGCGAATGCTATCCGCAGCCAGCGGCGCGGCCATTGGGCGTCTCGCAGACGCCGGTGCCGGAATTGCGTGAGCTGACGCAGCGGCAGGAGGAGATCCTGCAACTGCTGGTGCAGGGCAAGACCATGCGCGAGATCGGACAGCAGGTGGGCATTTCGGTGGCCACGGTCAAGAGCCATGCGCGCACCCTGTACTGGAAGCTGAACGCGCGCAACCAGGCCGAGGCGGCCTACATCGCCGTGCAGATGGGCCTGGTGCGCGGCAGCGGCAAGCCCGGCGAACCCGCCTGA
- a CDS encoding TetR/AcrR family transcriptional regulator, whose translation MQELRSSSTRESILDTAEALFAQQGHDGTSMRQITGAAGVNLASVNYHFGSKESLVQAVLKRRLEVLNRERLRLLDELEAQAQGKPLKPSQIVDAFFGTLLRLAADPEQAGSTFLPLLERTMTDPAGFIRALFAEEYADVLERYRNAFFAALPDVPRAEIVWRFQFMLGATSYAIIGTDLLRSVTGWTLDEAEQPDNPELLLPRLMSFLLGGLRAPLPQHPS comes from the coding sequence ATGCAAGAACTCAGATCCTCCAGCACCCGCGAATCAATCCTGGACACCGCCGAAGCCCTGTTTGCGCAGCAGGGGCACGACGGCACGTCGATGCGCCAGATCACCGGCGCGGCGGGCGTCAACCTGGCTTCGGTCAACTATCACTTCGGTTCCAAGGAATCGCTGGTGCAGGCCGTGCTCAAGCGCCGCCTGGAAGTCCTCAACCGCGAACGCCTGCGGCTGCTGGACGAACTGGAAGCGCAGGCCCAGGGCAAGCCGCTCAAGCCGTCGCAGATCGTCGACGCCTTCTTCGGCACGCTGCTGCGGCTGGCCGCCGACCCCGAACAGGCCGGCAGCACCTTTCTGCCGCTGCTCGAGCGCACCATGACCGACCCGGCCGGCTTCATCCGCGCGCTGTTCGCGGAGGAATACGCCGACGTGCTCGAGCGCTACCGCAATGCCTTCTTCGCCGCGCTGCCCGACGTGCCGCGCGCCGAGATCGTGTGGCGTTTTCAATTCATGCTCGGCGCCACCTCCTACGCCATCATCGGCACCGACCTGCTGCGCTCGGTGACCGGCTGGACGCTGGACGAAGCCGAGCAACCCGACAACCCCGAGCTGCTGCTGCCCCGCCTGATGAGCTTCCTGCTCGGCGGCCTGCGCGCTCCCCTGCCGCAGCACCCCTCCTAG
- a CDS encoding glycosyltransferase WbuB: MKILLYSINYAPELTGIGKYNAEMAEWLAARGHQVSVVTAPPYYPQWQVHDGYHAGRYRRETRAGVDVRRAPLWVPRKPGGAKRLLHLASFALSSLPSLLRAAAGRPDLILVVEPALFCAPAAWLAARLCGARAWLHIQDYEVDAAFDLGLLKGARLRGLVQRAERWLMRRFDRVSTISRRMQDLALYKGIDPQRAVLLPNWIDVNAIAPDRAGNLRAELGIPADAVVALYSGNMGGKQGLQTLAQVARLLQHEPRLWFVFCGQGPERAPLQAQCEGLARVRFLDLQPCERLGALLNTADIHLLPQRAGAADLVMPSKLTGMLASGRPVVCGAARGTELAGVVAHCGLVTPPEDAAAMAEAVRKLAHNAQIRETLGTAARRHALRYLHVDAVLAAAEREFAAVVDPVTAPAAPSPASAVRRDTGR, from the coding sequence ATGAAGATACTTCTGTACAGCATCAACTACGCGCCGGAACTGACCGGCATCGGCAAGTACAACGCGGAAATGGCCGAATGGCTGGCCGCCCGCGGCCACCAGGTCAGCGTCGTCACCGCCCCGCCCTACTATCCCCAATGGCAGGTCCACGACGGCTATCACGCCGGCCGCTACCGCCGCGAGACCCGCGCCGGCGTCGATGTCCGGCGCGCGCCCTTGTGGGTGCCACGCAAGCCCGGCGGCGCCAAGCGCCTGCTGCACCTGGCCAGCTTCGCGCTCTCGAGCCTGCCGTCGCTGCTGCGGGCGGCGGCCGGCCGGCCCGACCTGATCCTGGTGGTCGAACCCGCCCTCTTCTGCGCGCCGGCCGCGTGGCTGGCGGCGCGGCTGTGCGGCGCGCGCGCCTGGCTCCACATCCAGGACTATGAAGTGGACGCCGCCTTCGACCTGGGCCTGCTCAAGGGCGCGCGGCTGCGCGGCCTGGTGCAGCGCGCCGAGCGGTGGCTGATGCGGCGCTTCGACCGCGTCTCGACGATTTCGCGGCGCATGCAGGACCTGGCGCTGTACAAGGGCATCGACCCGCAACGCGCGGTACTGCTGCCCAACTGGATCGACGTCAACGCCATCGCCCCCGATCGCGCCGGCAACCTGCGCGCCGAGCTCGGCATCCCCGCCGACGCGGTGGTGGCGCTGTACTCGGGCAACATGGGTGGCAAGCAGGGCCTGCAGACGCTGGCGCAGGTGGCGCGGCTGCTGCAGCACGAGCCGCGCCTGTGGTTCGTGTTCTGCGGCCAGGGCCCCGAGCGGGCGCCGCTGCAGGCGCAGTGCGAGGGCCTGGCGCGGGTGCGCTTTCTCGACCTGCAGCCCTGCGAACGGCTGGGCGCGCTGCTGAACACCGCCGACATCCACCTGCTGCCGCAACGCGCCGGCGCCGCCGATCTGGTCATGCCGTCCAAGCTGACCGGCATGCTGGCCAGCGGCCGTCCCGTGGTGTGCGGCGCCGCCCGCGGCACCGAGCTGGCCGGCGTGGTGGCGCACTGCGGCCTGGTCACCCCGCCCGAGGATGCCGCGGCCATGGCCGAGGCCGTGCGCAAGCTGGCCCACAATGCGCAGATCCGCGAGACCCTCGGCACCGCCGCGCGCCGCCACGCCTTGCGCTATCTGCACGTCGACGCGGTGCTGGCGGCCGCCGAACGGGAATTCGCCGCGGTGGTCGATCCCGTCACCGCGCCGGCCGCGCCCAGCCCCGCCAGCGCCGTGCGCCGCGATACCGGGCGCTGA
- a CDS encoding response regulator transcription factor, which translates to MAKMVLIEAHPLLRLGLWQILSKLDDVWEIEGMGLADVSKANGAHAGADLLIYGLPVDSEEAWSTLHEIQRELSPKRILLLTDVMPLPMPVQGLPGASVYGCLMKTASVEILEAAIRLVMAGGQCFPSEQALQAPAQASCVLPAREADDAGKGTMPISAGAQLLQITPRQYEVLVLLARGYPIKTVSRMLNISVATAKTHACTLYQRLHVKNKGEAVYAALQRGATLEWHEPNGRDVDAGQLYGRKLG; encoded by the coding sequence ATGGCCAAGATGGTCCTGATTGAAGCCCATCCGCTCCTGCGGCTGGGGTTGTGGCAGATTCTGAGCAAGTTGGACGATGTGTGGGAAATCGAGGGAATGGGGTTGGCCGATGTTTCGAAGGCCAATGGGGCGCATGCCGGCGCAGATCTTCTGATCTACGGCTTGCCCGTGGACAGCGAGGAAGCCTGGAGCACGCTGCATGAGATCCAGCGCGAACTCAGCCCGAAGCGCATCCTGCTGCTGACCGATGTCATGCCGCTGCCGATGCCGGTGCAGGGCTTGCCCGGCGCCAGCGTGTACGGTTGCCTCATGAAGACGGCGTCGGTGGAGATCCTGGAAGCGGCCATCCGCCTGGTCATGGCGGGCGGACAGTGCTTCCCGAGCGAGCAGGCGTTGCAGGCGCCGGCGCAAGCCAGCTGCGTGTTGCCGGCGCGCGAGGCCGATGACGCCGGCAAGGGCACCATGCCGATCAGCGCGGGCGCGCAGTTGCTGCAGATCACGCCGCGCCAGTACGAGGTATTGGTGTTGCTGGCCAGGGGCTATCCCATCAAGACGGTCAGCCGCATGCTCAACATCTCGGTCGCCACCGCGAAGACGCATGCCTGCACGCTGTACCAACGCCTGCACGTCAAGAACAAGGGCGAGGCCGTGTACGCGGCGCTGCAACGCGGCGCCACGCTGGAATGGCATGAGCCCAATGGCCGCGACGTGGACGCCGGGCAGCTGTATGGGCGCAAGCTGGGCTGA
- a CDS encoding putative colanic acid biosynthesis acetyltransferase — MSALQRLDQFALAPGQRGRSALTVQLWWLVQGSLFRWSPQVAYGFRRWLLRCFGARVGRKVLIRPSATVTYPWKVEIGDYAWIGDDTVIYSLGPIHIGAHAVVSQRSYLCAADHDAGKPDFPLRERAVRIEDGAWVATDVFVGPGVTIGREAVVGARSSVFRNLPPAMVCLGNPCRPVKPRVEPPA; from the coding sequence ATGAGCGCCTTGCAGCGGCTCGACCAGTTCGCCCTGGCGCCCGGCCAGCGCGGCCGCTCGGCGCTGACGGTGCAGCTGTGGTGGCTGGTGCAGGGGTCGCTGTTCCGCTGGTCGCCGCAGGTGGCCTACGGTTTCCGGCGCTGGCTGCTGCGCTGCTTCGGCGCCCGCGTCGGCCGCAAGGTCCTGATCCGGCCCAGCGCCACCGTGACCTATCCCTGGAAGGTGGAGATCGGCGACTACGCCTGGATCGGCGATGACACGGTGATCTACAGCCTGGGGCCGATCCATATCGGCGCCCATGCCGTGGTGTCGCAGCGCAGCTACCTGTGCGCGGCCGACCACGACGCCGGCAAGCCCGACTTCCCGCTGCGCGAACGCGCCGTCCGCATCGAGGACGGCGCCTGGGTCGCCACCGACGTGTTCGTCGGCCCGGGCGTCACCATCGGCCGCGAGGCCGTGGTCGGCGCGCGCAGCTCGGTGTTCCGCAACCTGCCGCCGGCCATGGTGTGCCTGGGCAACCCCTGCCGTCCCGTCAAACCCCGCGTGGAGCCGCCAGCATGA
- a CDS encoding glycosyltransferase family 2 protein — protein MSKIPVSVVVMTKNEERNIAKCLKALADFDEVFVVDSNSTDATCAMAAALGAKVSNFQWNGKYPKKKQWCLEQLPFTHPVVLYVDADEEMTPELAAEIRAALPRFAVGAGGAFVPFDYVFCGRKLRHGHRVYKLALLARDRSRFLDYDDLDVAHMWEVEGHYQPQVQGETFALRARMVHNDHDSLYHYFDKHNRYSDWEANLRIKGLMNDPREANVGARALLKRVFQAMPFKAPISFLHSYVLRLGLLDGRAGFDYAIARAMYYWQIRIKTEEIRKARLAVPEERQQGGTVAGAAK, from the coding sequence ATGTCCAAGATACCGGTATCCGTGGTCGTCATGACCAAGAACGAGGAACGCAATATCGCCAAGTGCCTGAAGGCGCTGGCCGACTTCGACGAAGTCTTCGTGGTCGATTCCAACAGCACCGACGCCACCTGCGCCATGGCGGCCGCGCTCGGCGCCAAGGTCAGCAACTTCCAGTGGAACGGCAAGTACCCCAAGAAGAAGCAGTGGTGCCTGGAGCAACTGCCCTTCACCCACCCGGTGGTGCTGTACGTCGACGCCGACGAGGAGATGACGCCCGAGCTGGCCGCCGAGATCCGCGCCGCGCTGCCGCGCTTCGCCGTCGGCGCCGGCGGCGCCTTCGTGCCGTTCGACTATGTGTTCTGCGGCCGCAAGCTGCGCCATGGCCATCGCGTCTACAAGCTGGCGCTGCTGGCGCGCGACCGCTCGCGCTTTCTCGACTACGACGACCTGGACGTGGCCCACATGTGGGAGGTCGAGGGCCACTACCAGCCCCAGGTGCAGGGCGAGACCTTTGCGCTGCGGGCGCGCATGGTGCACAACGACCATGACTCGCTGTACCACTACTTCGACAAGCACAACCGCTACTCCGACTGGGAAGCCAACCTGCGCATCAAGGGCCTGATGAATGACCCGCGCGAGGCCAACGTCGGCGCGCGGGCGCTGCTCAAGCGCGTGTTCCAGGCCATGCCGTTCAAGGCCCCGATCTCGTTCCTGCATTCGTACGTGCTGCGCCTGGGCTTGCTGGACGGCCGCGCCGGCTTCGACTACGCCATCGCCCGCGCCATGTACTACTGGCAGATCCGCATCAAGACCGAGGAAATCCGCAAGGCGCGGCTGGCCGTGCCCGAGGAGCGCCAACAGGGGGGAACGGTCGCCGGAGCGGCCAAATGA
- a CDS encoding glycosyltransferase family 2 protein, with protein MLRSYMRKRHNEYSRQLIDFVSELRPPAPIAGGLLPKLTIVTPSFNQARFLERTIVSVLNQGYPRLEYIIIDGGSTDGSVDIIRKYERYLTHWESGPDRGQSHAINKGFERATGDYVGWQNSDDLYYPGALRKLGAAAARGRAPIVSGNLFVADADNHIFRKIHYTPVNRGTLTVVKASIPNQSAIFRRDLLLKHGLLQESMRYCMDLELWSRLLREGRNQIVPDAMGVYTAHDETKTALMQDVLLEERQQIVERIRRTEPGMGKLFGLSCRASQVAAHARQGDLSYLVEKLAIKLFGRDDWAAH; from the coding sequence ATGCTGAGGTCTTATATGCGCAAGCGTCACAACGAGTACTCGCGTCAACTGATCGATTTCGTGAGCGAGCTGCGTCCGCCCGCGCCGATCGCCGGCGGCCTGTTGCCCAAGCTGACCATCGTGACCCCCTCGTTCAACCAGGCCCGCTTCCTGGAACGCACCATCGTCTCGGTGCTGAACCAGGGCTATCCGCGGCTGGAATACATCATCATCGATGGCGGCTCGACCGACGGCAGCGTCGACATCATCCGCAAGTACGAGCGCTACCTGACCCACTGGGAAAGCGGGCCCGACCGCGGCCAGTCGCACGCCATCAACAAAGGCTTCGAGCGCGCCACCGGCGACTACGTCGGCTGGCAGAACTCCGATGACCTGTACTACCCGGGCGCGCTGCGCAAGCTGGGCGCGGCGGCGGCGCGAGGCCGGGCGCCGATCGTCAGCGGCAACCTGTTCGTGGCCGACGCCGACAACCACATCTTCCGCAAGATCCACTACACCCCCGTCAACCGCGGCACGCTGACCGTGGTCAAGGCCTCGATCCCGAACCAGTCGGCCATCTTCCGTCGCGACCTGCTGCTCAAGCACGGCCTGCTGCAGGAAAGCATGCGCTACTGCATGGACCTGGAGCTGTGGAGCCGCCTGCTGCGCGAAGGCCGCAACCAGATCGTGCCGGACGCGATGGGCGTGTACACCGCCCATGACGAGACCAAGACCGCGTTGATGCAGGACGTGCTGCTGGAGGAACGCCAGCAGATCGTCGAGCGCATCCGCCGCACCGAACCGGGCATGGGCAAGCTGTTCGGCCTGTCGTGCCGGGCGTCGCAGGTGGCGGCGCACGCGCGCCAGGGCGACCTGTCGTACCTGGTCGAGAAGCTGGCCATCAAGCTGTTCGGACGCGACGACTGGGCCGCGCACTGA